Proteins co-encoded in one Melioribacteraceae bacterium genomic window:
- the dtd gene encoding D-aminoacyl-tRNA deacylase, with protein sequence MRALVQRVTEGSVEIPSHNYSASIGKGMVILLGVKEGDTAEDLSFVADKCSNLRIFEDENDKMNLSLKDINGEVLVISQFTLYGDTRKGNRPSFTDAARPDTANDLYNKFIIRMKENLGEAKVKGGIFGAMMLVKIFNDGPVTIIVESKGE encoded by the coding sequence ATGAGAGCGCTTGTTCAAAGAGTAACTGAAGGATCTGTTGAAATCCCCTCGCATAATTATTCGGCATCTATCGGTAAAGGAATGGTAATATTGCTTGGTGTTAAAGAGGGGGACACCGCTGAAGATCTCAGTTTCGTCGCGGATAAATGCTCCAACCTCAGGATTTTTGAAGATGAAAATGATAAGATGAATCTTTCCCTTAAAGATATTAATGGCGAGGTTCTCGTTATCTCTCAGTTTACACTTTACGGCGATACTAGAAAAGGGAACAGGCCGAGTTTTACTGATGCTGCGCGGCCTGATACTGCAAATGACCTCTACAATAAATTTATAATCAGGATGAAGGAAAATCTTGGAGAAGCTAAAGTTAAAGGGGGCATTTTCGGCGCTATGATGCTGGTAAAGATATTTAATGATGGACCTGTTACCATTATTGTTGAGTCAAAAGGGGAATGA
- a CDS encoding c-type cytochrome, with protein MEKQKIRDEIDFKELLKSPLRLYGWFFVYFFVILLAFGIFFGHKLIQISFNEQNVSAPDISNIKLDLDEKKGGITPAVDLNSVKNPTAELIAKGKELYDANCKSCHGDSGLGDGPAGLLLNPKPRNFHETEGWTVGRTLDALYKTLQEGILSRGMAAYEYLPPSDRFNIIHYIRTLADYPEITDEQIEQLNAQYNLSAGTVQPNQIPVEKAISKILDENLDIQARIAVAKTRIEESKSDQGAALLLSYSNSLDRILYSFAGSSFGSFEKYHQFVKNAPLNFGFNPSIVRVTDSEMRSIYEYLNSIMI; from the coding sequence ATGGAAAAACAGAAAATCCGCGACGAAATAGACTTTAAAGAATTACTTAAATCACCGCTGAGATTATACGGATGGTTCTTTGTCTATTTCTTTGTCATCCTTCTTGCATTCGGAATCTTTTTCGGGCATAAACTTATTCAAATCTCCTTTAACGAACAGAACGTTAGCGCTCCCGATATCTCGAACATAAAACTTGATCTCGATGAAAAGAAGGGCGGAATTACTCCCGCTGTTGATCTTAACTCGGTCAAGAATCCGACGGCTGAATTGATTGCGAAGGGGAAAGAACTCTACGATGCTAATTGCAAATCCTGTCATGGTGATAGCGGACTCGGAGATGGCCCGGCCGGACTTTTATTGAATCCTAAGCCGAGAAATTTTCATGAGACCGAGGGATGGACTGTCGGAAGAACCCTGGATGCTCTTTATAAAACTCTGCAGGAGGGGATACTTTCGCGGGGAATGGCAGCTTATGAATATCTTCCGCCTTCAGACCGGTTCAACATAATCCATTATATAAGAACCTTAGCAGATTATCCGGAGATTACAGATGAACAGATTGAGCAGCTTAATGCTCAGTATAATCTCTCAGCCGGTACAGTTCAGCCTAACCAGATTCCAGTTGAAAAAGCTATCAGCAAAATACTTGATGAAAATCTGGATATTCAAGCCAGAATCGCTGTTGCTAAAACAAGAATTGAGGAATCAAAATCGGATCAGGGAGCAGCCCTGCTCCTATCATATTCGAATAGTCTGGATCGGATTCTCTATTCTTTTGCGGGTAGCAGTTTCGGTTCATTCGAAAAATATCATCAATTTGTAAAAAATGCTCCTTTGAATTTCGGTTTTAATCCTTCAATTGTTCGAGTAACTGATTCGGAAATGCGGTCGATTTACGAATATCTGAATTCAATCATGATTTAG
- the prmC gene encoding peptide chain release factor N(5)-glutamine methyltransferase, translating into MLTVLNALKLATEYFEKKEIPSARINAELLLSHLLKCKRLDLYLRFEQPLSENEVDEFRSMIARRGKYEPVQYIIGNTDFYGLNFLVNPSVLIPRPETEILVETIINNHKFDGPIKILDIGSGSGNIAVSLAKNLSDGDLLSIDISEEALKTAESNAGRLNVNNVKFIKADILSNGFAADSHFDLIVSNPPYISDSEYGSLQKEIILYEPKNALSDNMDGLNFYRRISSFADEKLNPGGYLYFEIGLGQSDSVKSILENNGFGEIKIIQDYQRIDRVIYGVKK; encoded by the coding sequence ATGCTAACAGTACTAAATGCGCTTAAATTAGCTACAGAATATTTTGAGAAGAAAGAGATTCCCTCGGCCCGGATTAATGCAGAACTGCTTCTGTCTCATCTGCTCAAATGCAAACGGCTCGATCTCTATCTTCGTTTCGAACAACCCCTTTCTGAAAATGAAGTAGATGAATTTCGTAGTATGATCGCACGCAGGGGTAAGTATGAACCAGTACAGTACATTATCGGTAATACTGATTTCTATGGACTTAATTTCCTTGTCAACCCCTCCGTCCTAATTCCCAGGCCGGAAACCGAGATCCTCGTGGAAACGATTATTAATAATCACAAATTTGATGGCCCGATTAAAATCCTTGATATAGGAAGCGGATCAGGTAATATAGCTGTGTCACTTGCAAAAAATTTGTCGGACGGCGATCTCCTTTCAATCGATATTTCTGAAGAAGCTTTGAAAACTGCAGAATCAAATGCCGGGAGGCTTAATGTTAATAATGTTAAATTTATTAAGGCCGATATTCTCTCCAACGGTTTTGCAGCTGATTCCCATTTCGATCTTATTGTCTCCAACCCTCCGTACATAAGTGATTCGGAATACGGTTCATTACAAAAGGAAATTATTCTGTATGAACCGAAAAATGCTCTGTCGGATAATATGGACGGTCTTAATTTCTACAGAAGGATCAGCAGCTTTGCAGACGAAAAATTGAATCCCGGTGGTTATCTCTATTTCGAGATTGGTCTCGGCCAGTCTGATTCAGTAAAGTCGATTCTGGAGAATAACGGATTCGGAGAAATTAAAATTATTCAGGACTATCAGAGAATTGATAGGGTAATTTACGGAGTAAAAAAATGA
- a CDS encoding quinol:cytochrome C oxidoreductase, with product MSSTQNVDYQKKDLPGKLRIAGQVLFVIGLLGVAAAYLVDGSRAAFNNIIMLMFLTSIGLGSLFLVAVEYVAGAVWSTPFRRIPEILSSVLLVLPVVVIPLLFKLGDIFHWMHPEVVEADKILKGKAPYLNTEFFIVRVALFMILWIVFYFFITRNSRKQDSSFDQTLTKTNIKLSAAFIPVFGITISFSAFDWLMSLEPHWFSTIFGVYYFSGSILAAFAAVTLIVVWLNENGYLVKGLTNDHYYSLGAFMFAFTNFWAYIAFSQFLLIWYANLPEETFWFLQRWEGNWMYVSIGLIFIRFAIPYFGLLTQPSKMDPKRLMIMSVWLLFAHLYDLYWLAMPNYSKVGALFGWIELAFPMLSIGVVILLFVNLSKKNNLVPVGDPKLKRGIDFRL from the coding sequence TTAGGTGTTGCAGCAGCATATCTGGTAGATGGGTCACGTGCGGCGTTCAATAACATTATTATGTTAATGTTCCTTACCAGTATCGGCCTCGGATCCTTATTTCTTGTGGCTGTTGAATATGTCGCTGGTGCTGTCTGGAGTACTCCGTTTAGAAGAATTCCGGAAATTCTCTCTTCTGTATTGCTTGTCCTTCCTGTTGTAGTAATTCCCTTACTCTTTAAATTAGGTGATATCTTTCACTGGATGCATCCCGAGGTTGTTGAAGCAGATAAAATTCTAAAAGGGAAAGCTCCCTATCTTAATACTGAGTTTTTTATCGTAAGAGTTGCCTTATTCATGATTTTGTGGATTGTCTTCTATTTTTTCATTACTAGAAATTCCAGGAAACAGGATTCATCCTTCGATCAGACTCTTACAAAGACAAACATAAAACTCTCTGCTGCGTTTATTCCTGTATTCGGGATTACGATTTCGTTCTCGGCATTTGACTGGTTAATGAGCCTCGAACCCCATTGGTTCTCAACAATTTTCGGGGTTTATTATTTCTCCGGATCGATCCTGGCTGCTTTTGCCGCCGTAACACTGATAGTAGTATGGTTGAATGAAAACGGGTACCTTGTTAAAGGATTAACCAATGATCATTATTACTCGCTCGGTGCCTTCATGTTTGCTTTCACAAATTTCTGGGCTTATATCGCATTCAGTCAGTTCCTGCTTATCTGGTATGCTAATCTTCCGGAAGAGACTTTCTGGTTTCTCCAGAGATGGGAGGGTAACTGGATGTATGTCTCTATCGGATTAATATTTATCCGCTTCGCTATTCCGTATTTCGGATTACTTACTCAGCCGTCCAAAATGGATCCTAAGAGATTGATGATTATGTCTGTCTGGCTCCTTTTTGCTCATCTCTATGATCTCTATTGGCTGGCAATGCCGAATTACAGTAAGGTAGGGGCTCTGTTCGGATGGATCGAACTCGCTTTCCCGATGCTTTCCATTGGTGTTGTTATTCTGCTCTTTGTAAATCTATCTAAGAAAAATAATTTAGTGCCGGTAGGCGACCCCAAACTTAAAAGGGGAATTGATTTCAGATTATAA
- a CDS encoding SCO family protein: protein MKLIRKINLTSFIVMSFVFYLTSINGQNPIEVGIDEKLGNYLPLDLKFISSEGEEKTLKELIDRPVLLALVYYECPGICSPLLNELSWTIDKVQLEPGDDFRIIAVSFDHRETPEISSKWKKNYLQTLKRPFNPADWIFLTGDSVNIKKLTDAAGFYFKKSDDGQYIHAGAVLTISPDGKISRYLFGNTFNPFDVKMALIDAKAGKTNPTISKVLQFCFSYDPEGRQYTLNVTRIIGSVMLIGVGIFLVVLLRKKKKE from the coding sequence ATGAAACTAATTAGAAAAATTAACCTAACCTCTTTTATCGTAATGAGTTTCGTCTTTTACCTGACAAGTATTAATGGTCAGAATCCAATAGAGGTTGGAATTGATGAAAAACTCGGCAACTATCTCCCTCTGGATCTTAAATTTATCTCCAGCGAGGGAGAGGAGAAGACTCTTAAAGAATTGATCGATCGGCCTGTGCTCCTGGCTCTGGTCTATTATGAGTGCCCGGGTATCTGCAGTCCGCTGCTTAATGAACTTTCCTGGACAATCGATAAAGTTCAGCTTGAACCGGGTGATGATTTCAGAATTATTGCTGTCAGCTTCGATCACAGGGAAACACCTGAAATCTCTTCAAAGTGGAAAAAGAATTATCTTCAAACCCTTAAACGTCCTTTCAATCCTGCTGACTGGATTTTCCTTACAGGGGATTCGGTCAATATTAAAAAGTTGACTGATGCCGCAGGATTTTATTTTAAGAAAAGTGATGATGGTCAGTACATCCATGCCGGTGCCGTCTTAACTATTTCACCGGACGGGAAAATTTCACGTTATCTGTTCGGAAATACATTTAATCCGTTCGATGTTAAAATGGCTCTTATCGATGCCAAAGCCGGTAAGACCAATCCGACTATTTCCAAAGTCCTCCAGTTCTGTTTCAGTTACGACCCTGAAGGAAGACAGTATACTTTAAATGTTACCAGAATTATAGGTTCGGTTATGCTGATTGGTGTTGGAATATTTCTGGTTGTTTTATTGAGAAAGAAAAAAAAAGAATGA
- a CDS encoding cytochrome c oxidase subunit 3 family protein, producing the protein MSNHADTAPVHHVHRDDVGAKMGMWLFLFTELLLFGGMFLVYAVYRYQHPEQFHLAAMELNTGIGTLNTVILLTSSLTVALSIAALQKKNKFLSVLMLSLTLTFAFMFMINKYFEWSAKFSHGIYPGSDELLSLPNGQILFFGLYYVMTGLHGLHVLIGIVILSIILVMIIKDKITFDNYTKLENSGLYWHLVDLIWIFLFPLFYLIQ; encoded by the coding sequence ATGAGTAATCACGCTGATACTGCCCCGGTACATCATGTCCATCGCGATGATGTAGGTGCGAAAATGGGGATGTGGCTCTTCCTCTTTACCGAATTACTCCTTTTCGGCGGAATGTTCCTTGTCTATGCCGTCTATCGTTACCAGCATCCTGAACAGTTTCATCTCGCTGCAATGGAATTAAATACCGGAATCGGTACACTCAATACCGTGATTTTGCTTACCAGCAGTCTTACTGTTGCACTTTCGATTGCTGCATTGCAGAAAAAAAATAAATTCTTATCGGTTCTTATGCTTTCGCTGACTCTTACTTTCGCTTTTATGTTTATGATTAATAAGTACTTTGAATGGTCTGCAAAATTCTCTCACGGAATCTATCCCGGATCGGATGAACTTCTGAGTCTGCCTAACGGGCAGATCCTCTTCTTCGGATTGTACTATGTAATGACCGGACTCCATGGACTGCACGTTCTGATCGGAATTGTTATACTCTCCATTATTCTTGTAATGATCATTAAAGACAAGATTACATTCGATAATTATACAAAACTTGAAAACTCCGGACTCTACTGGCACCTTGTCGATTTGATCTGGATCTTCCTTTTTCCTTTATTCTATTTAATTCAATGA
- a CDS encoding cytochrome C oxidase subunit IV family protein, with protein sequence MHEEKHNHHIGYGTYVLVWLALLAFTSITVTVAGVSLGRYTLLVALLIAAVKSALVINIFMHIKFDEKIFKVFLLLSGFTLLVIFILTFFDFLYR encoded by the coding sequence ATGCACGAAGAAAAACATAATCACCATATTGGTTACGGAACCTACGTCTTAGTCTGGCTTGCTCTGCTTGCTTTTACTTCCATTACGGTTACTGTTGCCGGCGTAAGTCTTGGTAGATATACTCTTTTGGTCGCACTCTTAATCGCTGCTGTCAAATCGGCTCTCGTTATTAATATTTTTATGCATATTAAGTTCGATGAAAAGATTTTTAAAGTCTTCCTCCTTTTAAGCGGCTTTACTTTATTGGTAATTTTCATTCTAACATTTTTTGATTTTCTATATCGTTGA
- the ctaD gene encoding cytochrome c oxidase subunit I — MNSGNPTVNEKNFYQQSTNKYSGILSWLLTTDHKRIGIMYGITIIFFFLVGVILGVLMRLELIAPGKTIVEAQTYNSLFTLHGVIMIFLFIIPGLPAIFGNFFLPIQIGARDVAFPRLNLLSYYVYVFGAILALLAVILPGGAIDTGWTFYIPYSVRSNTNVSLPLLAAFILGFSSILTGLNFITTVHRLRAPGMTFFKMPLFVWATYATAWIQIIATPVVGITIVLVILERLFGVGIFDPALGGDPILFQHLFWIYSHPAVYIMILPAMGVVSEIIPTFARRTIFGYKAIAMSSLAIAFVGYLVWAHHMFTSGMSDTARWVFSLLTFIVALPSGVKIFNWVATMYKGSIDPKPPFLWVMSFIFLFSIGGLTGLVLGSLATDIHVHDTYFVVAHFHFVMFGGTGTIFFAAIHYWFPKMFGRLYNDKLAALGVLGFFVGFMMLYFPKFIMGYMGMPRRYYDYLPEFASLQLISTIGSWILAATIFFIVGYLIYALLKGPKSGPNPWGGVTLEWHIQSPPTMENFKEIPKVTHEPYDFSQLQEMKNE; from the coding sequence ATGAATAGCGGTAATCCAACCGTAAATGAAAAAAATTTTTATCAGCAGAGTACTAATAAATATTCGGGGATTTTATCCTGGCTCCTTACTACCGATCATAAAAGAATCGGAATTATGTATGGGATTACAATCATCTTTTTCTTCCTGGTAGGAGTTATTCTCGGCGTTCTGATGCGCCTTGAACTAATTGCACCCGGAAAAACTATTGTCGAAGCGCAGACATATAATTCGTTGTTTACTCTGCACGGCGTAATAATGATTTTCCTTTTCATCATACCGGGACTGCCGGCAATTTTCGGAAATTTTTTCCTGCCGATTCAAATAGGCGCGAGGGATGTTGCGTTCCCGCGGTTAAATCTGCTTTCGTATTACGTCTATGTATTTGGTGCGATTCTGGCTCTTCTGGCTGTTATCTTACCCGGCGGAGCGATTGATACAGGGTGGACATTCTATATTCCTTACAGCGTGCGAAGTAATACAAATGTTTCTCTTCCGCTGCTGGCCGCATTTATTCTCGGATTCTCATCTATCCTTACCGGATTAAATTTTATTACAACGGTTCATCGTTTAAGAGCCCCGGGGATGACCTTCTTTAAGATGCCTCTTTTTGTCTGGGCTACCTATGCGACTGCTTGGATACAGATTATTGCTACTCCTGTTGTTGGAATTACAATAGTTCTTGTTATTCTTGAAAGATTGTTCGGAGTCGGAATTTTTGACCCGGCACTCGGAGGCGATCCTATTCTCTTTCAACACCTGTTCTGGATCTATTCCCATCCGGCTGTATATATTATGATCCTTCCTGCTATGGGCGTAGTTTCCGAAATAATTCCGACGTTTGCACGCAGAACGATTTTTGGTTATAAAGCTATTGCAATGTCGTCTCTTGCTATTGCGTTTGTCGGTTATCTCGTCTGGGCACATCATATGTTTACTAGTGGAATGAGCGATACTGCTCGGTGGGTCTTCTCACTACTTACTTTTATTGTAGCGCTCCCAAGCGGTGTTAAAATTTTTAATTGGGTCGCTACAATGTATAAAGGCTCAATTGATCCTAAGCCGCCTTTCCTATGGGTTATGTCGTTCATTTTTCTTTTCTCTATCGGCGGTCTTACCGGACTGGTACTCGGCTCTCTTGCAACCGATATTCATGTTCACGATACATATTTTGTTGTTGCGCATTTCCATTTTGTTATGTTCGGTGGAACCGGAACAATATTTTTTGCAGCTATCCATTACTGGTTCCCGAAAATGTTCGGAAGATTGTATAACGATAAACTTGCCGCTCTTGGTGTCCTCGGTTTCTTTGTCGGATTTATGATGCTCTACTTCCCGAAATTTATTATGGGTTATATGGGAATGCCTAGAAGATATTACGACTATCTCCCGGAATTTGCCTCGCTTCAGCTTATCTCGACAATCGGTTCCTGGATTCTTGCCGCAACTATTTTCTTTATAGTCGGCTACCTAATTTACGCTCTTTTAAAAGGTCCAAAGTCCGGACCTAATCCGTGGGGAGGCGTTACGCTCGAATGGCATATTCAATCACCGCCTACAATGGAAAACTTCAAGGAGATTCCAAAAGTGACACATGAACCGTACGATTTCAGTCAGTTGCAGGAGATGAAAAATGAGTAA
- a CDS encoding metalloenzyme, with the protein MHSTIMIFIDGVGIGKKDHEFNPFFKFGFKTFTENFGSIPHLDNQRLSNGYGNLFPVDARMGIPDIPLSGTGQTSIFCGVNAQKIIGKHFGPYPYSTLVPIIKEKNILREFKSRRMKVSFVNAYPKVFFDYVNSGRRRLSVTTLSCLLTGIRLNKIADLHKGRALSAEIDNRRLAERMNYKLPVIKPETAANRLIRIAGKHHFTLFEIFHTDHLGHGRNTDWLEYTAGVLDGFLLHLSKNLKRDMTLIVCSDHGNYEDMSIKMHTLNPALGMTFGKNASILAKKIKKLSDIKPAIMEMYD; encoded by the coding sequence TTGCATTCTACAATTATGATATTCATCGACGGTGTGGGAATCGGGAAGAAGGATCACGAATTCAATCCTTTCTTCAAATTCGGTTTCAAAACATTCACGGAGAATTTCGGCTCGATACCTCACCTCGATAATCAGCGCCTTTCCAACGGTTACGGGAATCTATTCCCCGTGGATGCCAGAATGGGAATACCGGATATCCCACTTAGCGGAACCGGTCAGACTTCCATCTTCTGCGGTGTTAATGCCCAGAAAATTATCGGAAAGCATTTCGGACCTTATCCCTATTCAACACTTGTACCTATCATTAAGGAGAAAAACATTCTAAGGGAATTTAAAAGCCGGAGAATGAAAGTTTCTTTTGTAAATGCTTATCCTAAAGTTTTTTTCGATTATGTTAACTCCGGAAGACGCCGGCTCAGTGTTACTACTTTAAGCTGCCTGTTAACGGGAATTAGACTAAATAAAATAGCCGATCTCCATAAAGGGCGAGCCTTGAGTGCTGAAATAGACAACCGCCGGCTTGCCGAGCGGATGAATTATAAACTCCCGGTAATTAAACCCGAAACTGCTGCCAACCGGCTGATCAGAATTGCAGGCAAACACCACTTCACTCTGTTCGAAATATTTCATACCGATCATCTCGGACACGGCAGAAATACCGATTGGCTTGAATACACTGCCGGTGTGCTGGACGGTTTCCTTCTACATCTCTCAAAAAATCTTAAACGTGATATGACTCTTATTGTCTGTTCCGATCACGGTAATTACGAAGACATGTCAATTAAGATGCATACTCTTAACCCGGCGCTCGGAATGACATTTGGAAAGAATGCCTCAATTCTTGCAAAAAAAATTAAAAAACTTTCTGACATTAAACCCGCAATTATGGAGATGTATGATTGA
- a CDS encoding c-type cytochrome: MDFLDNLVLPQSAHHMVLLKYLLVLTYLLLLPYLSILFGSLSLSLYFERKKETDNKYYRFAKELIDQITFNKSVSFALGIVPLISSAFCYAQLLHLSGLNVPEYILISTIFLAVSLVLIYTYKYTFHLKDIFEFASKKGTGTEVPGELPHYSSKTSSLHKKAGWYGWILLLVSIYLFIASVQLAGDSANWSENNNLTGLIFSLKAIVYFIQFFVASFAITAAIVLYKYFKAEPDFSGEKDYLDLVRNYSLKIGAVATVVLPLLIILNVMVKPVESFSFDVFGYALLALILVLFIAILFYMMLKESSTKFASLLIYLFVLLFAFLIIKDQYAFDTSTKKQFAILAANYEDYQKKVKEEFGLVVEVVNGADIYNGKCIACHQFDRKLVGPPYQEVLPKYEGKRDELVQFVLNPVKVNPEYPPMPNQGLKPKEAEAVVDYILSTYK, translated from the coding sequence ATGGACTTTTTAGATAATCTTGTTTTACCTCAGTCAGCTCATCATATGGTATTGCTCAAATACCTTCTTGTACTAACTTATCTTCTTCTCCTGCCGTATCTGAGCATATTATTCGGTTCTCTTTCGCTCTCCCTTTACTTCGAAAGAAAAAAGGAAACGGATAACAAGTATTACCGATTTGCAAAAGAACTGATTGATCAGATTACATTTAATAAGAGCGTTTCATTTGCTCTGGGAATTGTTCCTTTAATTAGCTCAGCATTCTGTTATGCTCAGCTTCTTCACCTTTCAGGTCTTAATGTACCTGAATATATTTTAATCTCAACTATCTTTCTTGCTGTCTCTTTAGTACTCATCTATACTTATAAATATACTTTCCATCTGAAAGACATTTTTGAGTTTGCTTCAAAAAAGGGAACTGGAACCGAAGTCCCCGGTGAATTGCCGCACTATTCATCTAAAACCTCCAGTCTGCATAAAAAAGCGGGATGGTACGGATGGATCCTTCTTCTGGTCTCGATATACCTGTTCATTGCTTCTGTGCAGCTCGCGGGCGATTCTGCTAACTGGTCGGAGAATAATAATCTGACCGGACTGATTTTTTCATTGAAAGCTATCGTTTACTTTATACAGTTTTTTGTTGCGTCGTTTGCGATTACTGCGGCAATAGTCTTATATAAATATTTCAAAGCTGAGCCTGATTTCTCAGGAGAAAAAGATTACCTTGATTTAGTTAGAAACTATTCGTTGAAGATCGGAGCCGTTGCTACAGTCGTACTGCCTCTTCTAATTATTCTTAATGTTATGGTAAAACCTGTTGAATCTTTTTCTTTCGATGTATTTGGTTACGCCCTCCTTGCTCTGATTTTAGTTCTTTTCATTGCGATTCTGTTCTACATGATGCTCAAAGAATCGAGTACAAAATTTGCTTCTCTGCTCATCTATCTCTTCGTTCTTCTCTTCGCTTTCCTGATTATAAAAGATCAGTATGCATTCGATACTTCCACTAAAAAACAATTTGCAATTCTTGCTGCAAATTATGAGGACTATCAGAAAAAAGTTAAAGAGGAATTCGGCCTTGTAGTAGAGGTTGTTAACGGTGCGGATATTTATAACGGCAAGTGTATAGCGTGCCATCAGTTCGACCGTAAACTGGTCGGTCCGCCGTATCAGGAAGTACTTCCAAAATACGAAGGCAAACGAGACGAGCTTGTTCAGTTTGTTCTTAATCCTGTTAAAGTAAATCCGGAATATCCTCCGATGCCGAATCAGGGTTTAAAACCTAAAGAAGCGGAAGCTGTGGTCGATTATATACTGTCGACGTATAAATAA
- a CDS encoding protoheme IX farnesyltransferase, protein MTDLKKHIKLFVELCKVRITFFVAVSASVGYIIHSGHLTWHILLPVFGVFILASGSSALNEYQEREYDALMERTKNRPIPSGAVSEKAALLIALSLLIAGFLVIYFSSNLTAAMLGLLAFVWYNLIYTPLKRKYVMAVVPGSLIGAIPPVIGWAASGGNPSDFQILTVALFFFIWQIPHFWLLLLIYGKDYTSAGYPTLTEKFSNIQLSRITFIWIAALAVSGLLIPVFNVSSTIYSLIAMILIGAWLLFDTKGILSLYLEKIKFRKAFISVNLYVLAIIVIISIDKLLLTEF, encoded by the coding sequence TTGACAGATCTTAAAAAACATATTAAACTTTTCGTTGAACTCTGCAAAGTAAGAATTACTTTTTTTGTAGCTGTCTCGGCATCTGTCGGATATATAATCCATTCCGGTCATCTTACATGGCACATTTTACTTCCTGTCTTCGGTGTGTTCATACTTGCAAGCGGATCTTCGGCATTGAATGAGTACCAGGAGCGTGAATACGACGCGCTTATGGAACGTACTAAAAACCGCCCGATTCCCTCCGGAGCAGTTTCGGAAAAAGCCGCTCTATTGATTGCTCTGTCTCTTTTAATCGCCGGTTTCTTAGTAATTTACTTCTCTTCTAATCTTACTGCGGCTATGCTTGGATTGCTTGCTTTCGTCTGGTATAATTTGATCTATACACCGCTTAAAAGAAAATATGTCATGGCCGTTGTACCCGGTTCTCTTATCGGTGCTATTCCGCCAGTCATCGGCTGGGCTGCCTCCGGAGGCAATCCTTCCGATTTTCAGATCTTAACGGTTGCTCTCTTCTTTTTTATCTGGCAGATTCCTCATTTCTGGCTCCTTCTGCTTATTTACGGAAAGGATTATACTTCCGCTGGATATCCGACATTAACGGAAAAGTTTTCCAATATCCAGCTCAGCCGCATTACATTTATCTGGATTGCCGCGCTGGCTGTAAGTGGATTGTTAATTCCTGTGTTCAATGTCTCATCCACTATTTATTCATTAATTGCGATGATACTGATCGGTGCGTGGCTTCTTTTTGATACCAAAGGAATTTTAAGTCTTTATCTGGAAAAAATTAAATTCAGAAAAGCGTTTATTTCGGTTAACCTTTATGTGCTTGCAATAATAGTTATCATCTCAATTGATAAACTGTTACTAACAGAATTTTAA
- the coxB gene encoding cytochrome c oxidase subunit II → MSPAPTQHVETVDFVMLYIVGISVILLLGITAVMIYFVFKYNRKKGHKPVDIHGNIWLEIIWIVVPTILVLSMFYFGYTGFRDYRDIPENAYVIHATARMWAWEFEYPNGKKLDTLYVPQSLPVKLEMKSADVTHSLYIPAFRIKEDVMFGKTTYLGFTADQVGSFDIACAEYCGLNHSMMYTKVKVLPEFEFYEWLNKKNDQEK, encoded by the coding sequence ATGTCGCCAGCACCAACACAACATGTTGAAACTGTAGATTTTGTAATGCTCTATATTGTTGGCATCTCTGTAATTCTGCTTCTGGGAATTACGGCGGTGATGATCTATTTTGTTTTTAAATACAACAGAAAGAAAGGCCATAAACCGGTTGACATACACGGAAATATCTGGCTCGAAATTATCTGGATTGTAGTTCCAACCATTCTCGTGCTTTCGATGTTCTACTTTGGATATACCGGATTCAGGGATTACCGTGATATACCGGAAAATGCTTATGTCATCCATGCTACTGCAAGAATGTGGGCATGGGAATTTGAATACCCTAACGGAAAGAAACTCGACACTCTGTACGTCCCGCAGTCTTTACCGGTAAAACTTGAAATGAAATCTGCCGATGTTACTCACTCTCTCTATATCCCGGCCTTCAGGATTAAGGAGGATGTAATGTTCGGGAAAACGACTTACCTCGGATTTACTGCTGATCAGGTTGGATCCTTTGATATTGCATGTGCCGAGTATTGCGGATTAAACCACTCTATGATGTATACTAAAGTAAAAGTTCTTCCAGAATTCGAATTTTATGAGTGGCTGAATAAAAAGAATGATCAGGAAAAATAA